A genomic stretch from Gammaproteobacteria bacterium includes:
- a CDS encoding YaiI/YqxD family protein, producing the protein MNIWIDADACPVVIKEILFRAAERTRVVVTLVANQFLRVPKSEVIKFVQVGAGFDVADNEIVKRVTPGDLVITSDIPLANDVIDKGCIALSPRGELYTKENIKGRLTMRDFMDTLRSSGIDTGGPPALSQKDRMAFANHLDKYLATR; encoded by the coding sequence ATGAATATATGGATTGATGCCGATGCCTGCCCGGTAGTGATAAAAGAAATATTATTTCGTGCTGCAGAGCGAACTCGTGTAGTAGTTACTTTAGTGGCAAACCAGTTTCTTCGTGTACCTAAATCAGAGGTGATTAAGTTTGTGCAAGTCGGCGCAGGTTTTGATGTTGCCGATAACGAGATCGTTAAGCGGGTAACACCGGGTGACCTGGTAATAACCAGTGATATCCCGTTGGCAAACGATGTGATTGATAAAGGGTGTATTGCATTAAGCCCACGTGGTGAGCTCTATACTAAAGAAAATATTAAAGGCCGTTTAACGATGCGCGATTTTATGGATACACTCCGTTCCAGCGGTATTGATACAGGCGGTCCGCCAGCCTTGAGCCAAAAAGATCGCATGGCATTTGCTAATCATCTTGATAAATATTTGGCTACGCGTTAA
- a CDS encoding 4'-phosphopantetheinyl transferase superfamily protein produces the protein MTKKYNSPPDTELLTVKLYLHFYDKSLYQPTEKSISKLCKDELKKFTSYSNKRKKEFLLGRLLLRFAIQQQNNNFINPLHTIERDGLPPLVPFAEKNNLYFNISHSHCVVGVSIVETNNEILLGLDIEHMKPVKNFATTDFFCNENQIKNISNKRDSHKKMMLYYHYWTQKEAYIKSQGKGIFSSNIKELEFFPSQNIVNTTLSTTEISKKHAAQDHYKTSIYCSKPHQLETRVSTINKAGIFSQTQKINPHWQTFSLRK, from the coding sequence ATGACAAAAAAATATAATTCCCCTCCCGACACAGAGCTCTTAACCGTCAAATTATATTTACATTTTTACGATAAATCTTTATACCAACCCACTGAAAAATCTATTTCCAAACTGTGCAAAGACGAGCTAAAAAAATTTACTTCGTATTCCAACAAAAGGAAAAAAGAATTCTTGCTGGGTCGACTATTGTTAAGGTTCGCAATTCAACAGCAAAATAATAATTTTATTAACCCTTTACATACTATCGAGCGTGATGGATTACCACCTCTCGTTCCTTTTGCCGAAAAAAATAACCTATACTTTAACATTAGCCATTCACACTGTGTTGTTGGCGTATCAATTGTCGAGACCAACAATGAAATTTTATTAGGTTTGGATATTGAACACATGAAACCAGTGAAAAATTTCGCTACAACTGATTTTTTTTGCAATGAAAATCAAATAAAAAATATTTCCAACAAAAGAGATTCACATAAAAAAATGATGCTTTATTATCACTATTGGACACAAAAAGAAGCCTACATAAAATCACAAGGCAAGGGGATATTTTCATCTAACATAAAAGAACTAGAGTTTTTTCCTTCACAAAATATCGTAAATACCACATTATCCACGACAGAAATTTCAAAAAAACATGCGGCACAAGACCACTACAAAACATCAATTTACTGCTCTAAACCACACCAACTTGAAACAAGAGTTTCCACTATAAATAAGGCTGGAATTTTCAGCCAGACACAAAAAATTAATCCTCATTGGCAAACATTCAGTTTGCGCAAATAA
- a CDS encoding acyl-CoA synthetase has product MENCIHGVTIPLIQRHRQENIAYIDRPLKVLNGHQGEITAKQFLGHVKQLAKILPEHKYAINLCSNRYLFMVSLCAAIVRKQTSLLPPNKNTVTHKALHKRYGNSYIIHDGTLGKELPQLDLSTLSLLGSDDFEMPMIAANHLAVISFTSGSTGDSQPIEKTWGTLTASTEINRRYMVPNKIDTFYQLATVPGQHMWGLETSILLALMANVCVVDSKPLFPKDIKTLLAVLPSPKILVSTPVHLRALVASSMDFSSIDRVLCATAPLDQRLAQQTESCFSSRLREIYGCSEVGSIAFRATAHHEMWNCFDDIRFTMKADEEVIVSAEHIFNATKLQDKITMLGEKQFRLEGRASDMINIAGKRGSLHEINQVLQVFPGLLDGIVFFPAQNRTVPRLVALVVLKPRVSKQDLLGYLRSRLDITFVPRPIFLLSSLQREDNGKLPRQYLMDLYDDLIRKEKK; this is encoded by the coding sequence GTGGAAAATTGTATACATGGCGTAACTATTCCGTTAATTCAGCGCCATCGACAAGAAAATATTGCTTATATTGATCGCCCACTGAAGGTCTTGAATGGTCATCAAGGGGAGATCACTGCCAAGCAATTTTTAGGTCATGTAAAGCAGTTAGCGAAAATACTGCCTGAACACAAATATGCTATCAACTTGTGTAGTAATCGCTATTTATTTATGGTTTCTTTGTGTGCAGCGATAGTGCGCAAGCAAACTAGTTTGCTGCCACCGAACAAAAATACCGTCACCCATAAAGCATTACATAAACGTTATGGCAATAGTTATATTATTCATGATGGGACATTAGGGAAAGAGTTACCGCAGTTAGATTTATCGACCCTTTCTTTGCTTGGCAGTGATGATTTCGAGATGCCGATGATTGCAGCAAATCACCTTGCGGTCATCAGCTTTACCTCAGGATCAACAGGCGATTCGCAGCCAATTGAAAAAACCTGGGGCACACTTACGGCAAGTACAGAAATTAATCGCCGATACATGGTGCCTAATAAGATAGATACGTTTTATCAACTTGCTACTGTGCCAGGCCAACACATGTGGGGCTTGGAAACGTCCATTTTATTGGCGCTTATGGCAAACGTGTGCGTGGTTGATAGCAAACCTCTTTTCCCTAAGGATATTAAAACCCTATTAGCAGTGCTGCCAAGCCCTAAAATTTTGGTGTCAACACCAGTACATTTGCGTGCACTGGTTGCCAGTTCAATGGACTTTTCATCTATTGACAGAGTGTTATGTGCAACTGCCCCGTTAGATCAACGTTTAGCGCAGCAGACTGAAAGCTGTTTTAGTTCCAGGTTAAGAGAAATATACGGTTGCAGCGAGGTCGGTTCTATAGCGTTTCGCGCAACGGCGCATCATGAAATGTGGAATTGCTTTGACGACATTCGGTTTACAATGAAAGCGGATGAAGAAGTGATTGTCAGCGCCGAGCATATTTTTAATGCGACAAAATTGCAAGACAAGATTACCATGCTTGGTGAGAAGCAATTTCGTTTGGAGGGTAGAGCCTCAGATATGATTAATATCGCTGGCAAGCGAGGGTCTCTTCACGAAATCAATCAAGTATTGCAAGTGTTTCCAGGTTTGCTTGATGGGATAGTGTTTTTCCCTGCGCAAAATAGAACAGTGCCACGCTTAGTGGCTTTGGTAGTATTAAAACCCAGGGTAAGTAAGCAAGATTTATTAGGCTACCTTCGGTCTCGCCTGGACATTACTTTTGTACCGAGGCCGATTTTTTTGCTTTCGTCATTGCAGCGCGAAGATAATGGAAAGCTGCCCAGGCAATACTTAATGGATCTTTATGATGACTTGATCCGTAAGGAGAAAAAATAA
- a CDS encoding acyl carrier protein (Involved in the biosynthetic pathways of fatty acids, phospholipids, lipopolysaccharides, and oligosaccharides), with translation MTVQTEAEQEMAYLIVDALNLEDIGPGDIDPDEPLFGEGLGLDSIDALEIALAISQKYKVQMQAEEEGTQKAFTSLRTLCEFVEQK, from the coding sequence GTGACAGTACAAACAGAAGCCGAGCAGGAAATGGCATATTTAATCGTTGATGCCTTAAACCTGGAAGACATAGGGCCGGGTGATATTGATCCTGATGAGCCGTTGTTTGGAGAAGGGCTGGGTTTGGACTCTATTGATGCGTTGGAGATAGCCTTGGCAATTTCACAGAAATACAAGGTACAAATGCAAGCTGAAGAGGAGGGTACTCAAAAGGCATTTACCTCCTTGAGAACTTTGTGCGAATTTGTTGAACAAAAATAA
- a CDS encoding 1-acyl-sn-glycerol-3-phosphate acyltransferase has product MMQKHKNLKIYWRVFATGLSFLLFGLGSLIIGLFFLLIIAPLPVSAGRKQCWVRYIINKACQAYIVAIKSLQVLSFSIEKNNIENHSGHLIIANHPTLLDAIFVLSEIDNVCCIVKANLWKNPLTCIVVTLAGYIPNTSSNLVELATDKLRSNENILIFPEGTRNTYDSQLEFKRGAANIAVLTNCPILPIVIHCAPRTLQKYEKWYQVPASTPHFSLRMLAVINIANCIDTSRPRTVQYRHLTHLLRELYRTNLSA; this is encoded by the coding sequence ATGATGCAAAAACATAAAAATTTAAAAATTTATTGGCGGGTATTTGCCACCGGATTAAGCTTTTTGCTATTTGGTCTTGGCTCTCTCATCATTGGCTTATTTTTTCTTCTCATTATTGCACCACTACCGGTATCAGCAGGTCGCAAGCAATGCTGGGTTCGCTACATTATCAACAAGGCATGCCAAGCCTATATTGTTGCAATAAAATCATTACAAGTACTGAGCTTTTCTATAGAAAAAAACAATATTGAAAATCACTCAGGCCATTTAATAATCGCCAATCACCCAACGCTATTAGATGCGATTTTTGTATTGTCAGAAATTGATAACGTATGCTGCATTGTCAAGGCAAACTTATGGAAAAACCCGCTCACCTGCATTGTTGTAACACTGGCAGGATATATCCCAAACACATCATCCAATTTAGTCGAATTAGCAACAGACAAACTCCGTAGCAATGAAAATATTTTGATATTCCCTGAAGGCACACGTAACACTTACGACAGTCAGTTAGAGTTTAAACGCGGCGCAGCAAACATTGCCGTGCTCACCAATTGTCCCATTTTACCCATCGTCATTCACTGTGCACCACGTACACTGCAAAAATATGAAAAATGGTATCAGGTCCCCGCATCAACCCCACATTTTTCTTTACGCATGCTTGCTGTAATCAACATTGCCAATTGCATTGATACCAGCAGGCCAAGAACCGTACAATACCGCCATCTCACTCATTTGTTACGCGAACTCTACCGCACTAATCTATCAGCATAA
- a CDS encoding acyl carrier protein → MKYSHEEILDHTKQILIRLFELDESMLTPDARLYEDLDIDSIDTVDMLIELKRFTGANVKPEHFKQARTLQDIVEAVAKL, encoded by the coding sequence ATGAAATACAGCCACGAAGAAATTCTTGACCACACCAAACAAATATTAATACGGTTATTTGAATTAGATGAGTCGATGCTAACACCTGACGCACGACTATATGAAGACCTCGATATAGACAGCATCGATACCGTAGACATGTTGATCGAACTCAAACGTTTTACTGGTGCCAATGTAAAACCTGAACATTTCAAACAAGCTCGAACCTTGCAAGATATTGTTGAGGCTGTAGCTAAACTATAG
- a CDS encoding acyl-CoA thioesterase yields MDSKISISLDFEVPFFDVDSYRVVWHGSYVKYFEVARCKLLEHINYTYDDMERSGYFFPVVDLQIRYIKPLRFRQKVTIIATLHEWECRLVLRYLILDQDSGQHLTKGKTVQAAVSMSDLITQFSCPDILINNVNKMLSVDT; encoded by the coding sequence ATGGACAGCAAAATCAGTATTAGTCTGGACTTTGAAGTGCCTTTTTTTGACGTCGACTCTTATCGTGTTGTCTGGCACGGCAGTTATGTCAAATATTTTGAAGTAGCACGTTGCAAATTACTCGAACACATAAACTATACTTACGATGACATGGAACGTTCCGGCTATTTCTTTCCTGTCGTTGACTTACAAATTCGCTACATAAAACCACTACGCTTCAGGCAAAAAGTAACTATTATTGCCACCTTGCACGAATGGGAATGCCGCCTGGTCCTCCGCTACCTGATTCTTGATCAAGATAGCGGGCAACATTTAACTAAAGGTAAAACAGTGCAAGCAGCTGTGTCTATGTCAGATTTGATTACACAATTTTCCTGCCCAGATATATTAATCAACAACGTCAATAAAATGTTATCGGTAGACACATAA
- a CDS encoding outer membrane lipoprotein carrier protein LolA translates to MRHTLLACCLVLWHSSSIYANDQTMGAALAETLPQHCLLSGNFTQTRRLRTLPAPLVSSGQFFFSCHNGLIWQTESPINETLVYTQQEYYFQIKEEQSPQLLQSRLHDHLAKILLGLMSADKHYLQEQFTINNESNNKMSFILKPKDKQLKRGLKKIILRQENALNTIKIVNINKETTRIVISNTQDLNWQSNNHTQSFCQDLTAKIQLACDILMQPKNHLTLH, encoded by the coding sequence ATGCGTCACACTCTCTTAGCCTGCTGCCTGGTTTTATGGCATAGCAGCTCTATCTACGCCAATGACCAGACAATGGGTGCAGCATTAGCCGAGACACTCCCTCAACATTGCTTATTGTCTGGCAATTTTACTCAAACACGCAGGCTCCGCACACTGCCAGCACCATTGGTTTCTTCAGGTCAGTTTTTCTTTTCTTGTCACAATGGATTAATTTGGCAAACTGAATCACCCATCAATGAAACACTTGTTTACACGCAACAAGAATATTATTTTCAAATTAAAGAAGAGCAATCGCCACAACTACTACAAAGCAGGCTGCATGACCACTTAGCCAAGATACTGCTCGGACTAATGAGCGCAGATAAACATTATTTGCAAGAACAATTCACCATCAACAATGAATCGAACAACAAAATGTCCTTCATTCTCAAGCCAAAGGATAAACAATTAAAGCGCGGCTTAAAAAAAATCATCTTGCGCCAAGAAAACGCGTTAAATACTATAAAAATAGTCAACATCAACAAAGAAACAACGCGTATCGTCATTAGCAATACGCAGGATCTAAACTGGCAGAGCAATAACCACACTCAGTCTTTTTGTCAGGACTTGACAGCTAAAATTCAGCTCGCCTGCGATATACTCATGCAGCCGAAAAATCACTTAACCCTTCATTAA